A region of Massilia sp. WG5 DNA encodes the following proteins:
- a CDS encoding ABC transporter ATP-binding protein, producing MQPAVEFRNISKAFGAVKANAEVSFSIAKGSIHGVIGENGAGKSTLMSILYGYYNADSGQVLIDGQARDIRTSHEAIALGIGMVHQHFMLVENMTVLDNVMLGNEGSFKLAATRGEVEAKLREICARYRLDVDPLATVHDLSVGAQQRVEILKQIYRSANILILDEPTAVLTAQETASLFQILRLFKDQGKTIILITHKLQEIMDITDEVTVMRAGRVVGAVRTAETSKEQLANMMVGRPIQSELPRAPYKPGAEVLKVSNLQLKDKNGVALLSDINFTLRAGEVVAIAGVSGNGQSELLEILSGMRLPSSGKVEFLGRDLPYADRANADGLPATFRDLGIGHVPEDRLRDGVIKDFSVMQNTVFGYQDRVKNRWGLFDFKKIAQRCAGLMQAFDVRPNNPDLRIGLLSGGNQQKVVIAREVAAHPKMMLVGQPTRGVDIGTIESIHTQLLRLRDEGVAILLSSVELEEVRALADRILVMSGGRITGILPIDEFDTTRIGLLMGGLHKSDETELT from the coding sequence ATGCAGCCAGCCGTAGAATTCCGCAACATTAGCAAAGCCTTCGGGGCGGTCAAGGCGAATGCCGAGGTCAGCTTCTCGATCGCCAAAGGCTCGATTCACGGCGTGATCGGCGAAAACGGCGCCGGCAAGTCGACCCTGATGAGCATCCTGTATGGCTATTACAACGCCGACAGCGGCCAGGTCCTGATCGACGGCCAGGCGCGCGACATCCGCACCAGTCACGAGGCCATTGCGCTCGGCATCGGCATGGTCCACCAGCACTTCATGCTGGTCGAGAACATGACCGTGCTCGACAACGTCATGCTCGGCAACGAGGGGAGCTTCAAGCTGGCCGCCACGCGCGGCGAGGTCGAAGCGAAACTGCGCGAGATCTGCGCGCGCTACCGCCTCGACGTCGACCCGCTCGCCACCGTCCACGACCTCTCCGTGGGCGCCCAGCAGCGCGTCGAGATCCTCAAGCAGATCTACCGCAGCGCCAACATCCTGATCCTGGACGAGCCGACCGCCGTCCTGACCGCCCAGGAAACCGCGTCGCTGTTCCAGATCCTGCGGCTGTTCAAGGACCAGGGCAAGACCATCATCCTGATCACCCACAAGCTGCAGGAGATCATGGACATCACCGACGAGGTGACGGTCATGCGCGCCGGCCGGGTGGTCGGCGCCGTCAGGACCGCGGAGACCTCGAAGGAGCAGCTGGCCAATATGATGGTCGGCCGTCCGATCCAGAGCGAGCTGCCGCGCGCGCCCTACAAGCCGGGCGCCGAGGTGCTGAAGGTCTCGAACCTGCAGCTGAAGGACAAAAACGGCGTCGCCCTGCTCTCGGACATCAACTTCACCCTGCGCGCAGGCGAGGTCGTGGCGATCGCGGGCGTGTCCGGCAACGGCCAGAGCGAGCTGCTCGAGATCCTGTCCGGCATGCGCCTGCCGAGTTCCGGCAAAGTGGAGTTCCTCGGCCGCGACCTGCCCTACGCGGACCGCGCGAACGCCGACGGCCTGCCCGCCACCTTCCGCGACCTCGGCATCGGCCACGTGCCGGAAGACCGCCTGCGCGACGGCGTGATCAAGGATTTCTCGGTCATGCAGAACACCGTGTTCGGCTACCAGGATCGCGTCAAGAACCGCTGGGGCCTGTTCGACTTCAAGAAGATCGCGCAGCGCTGCGCCGGCCTGATGCAGGCCTTCGACGTCCGCCCGAACAATCCGGACCTGCGCATCGGCCTGCTCTCGGGCGGTAACCAGCAGAAGGTCGTGATCGCACGCGAAGTCGCGGCCCATCCGAAGATGATGCTGGTCGGGCAGCCGACCCGCGGCGTCGACATCGGCACCATCGAGAGCATCCACACCCAGCTGCTGCGCCTGCGCGACGAGGGCGTGGCGATCCTGCTCTCCTCCGTGGAGCTGGAAGAGGTGCGCGCGCTGGCCGACCGCATCCTCGTGATGTCGGGCGGGCGCATCACCGGCATCCTGCCGATCGACGAATTCGACACCACCCGCATCGGCCTCTTGATGGGCGGCTTGCACAAGTCCGACGAAACTGAGTTGACATGA
- a CDS encoding BMP family protein, giving the protein MKFKQLSMTIAALCVSASASADIAGAKLAIVYDAGGKFDKSFNQSAAEGVTRFMKETGVKVFEAQANYDTQAEQVLRALARKKLSLIVSIGFSQTQPVQKIAAEYPNVHFVIIDGNAQGKNVNSVLFKEQEGSYLVGVAAAMASKTKTISFVGGMDIPLIRAFACGYSQGAKSVLPKIQILQNMVGTTSAAWNDPAKGGELARAQFDRGSDVVFAVAGGSGMGALQMAKEKGKLAIGVDSNQNYLYPGTMLSSMVKRVDNAAYEAFMKAKNGQFTSGITYEGLKEGGVDWALDKYNRAVITPEIEKRVLAAKDDIISGKIKVVDYRAAGSCPQ; this is encoded by the coding sequence ATGAAATTCAAGCAACTCAGTATGACGATCGCGGCGCTCTGCGTGAGCGCCAGCGCCTCGGCCGACATCGCCGGGGCCAAGCTGGCGATCGTCTACGACGCCGGCGGCAAGTTCGACAAGTCCTTCAATCAGTCGGCGGCCGAAGGCGTGACGCGCTTCATGAAGGAAACCGGCGTCAAGGTGTTTGAAGCCCAGGCCAACTATGACACCCAGGCCGAGCAGGTGCTGCGCGCGCTCGCGCGCAAGAAGCTGAGCCTGATCGTGTCGATCGGCTTTTCCCAGACCCAGCCGGTGCAGAAGATCGCCGCCGAATACCCGAACGTCCACTTTGTCATCATCGACGGCAACGCGCAGGGCAAGAACGTCAATTCGGTGCTGTTCAAGGAACAGGAAGGCTCCTACCTGGTCGGCGTGGCCGCCGCCATGGCTTCCAAGACCAAGACGATCAGCTTCGTCGGCGGCATGGACATCCCGCTGATCCGCGCGTTCGCCTGCGGTTATTCCCAGGGCGCGAAATCGGTGCTGCCGAAGATTCAGATCCTGCAGAACATGGTCGGCACCACCAGCGCGGCCTGGAACGACCCGGCCAAGGGCGGCGAACTGGCGCGTGCGCAGTTCGACCGCGGCTCCGACGTCGTGTTCGCGGTGGCCGGCGGTTCCGGCATGGGCGCCCTGCAGATGGCCAAGGAAAAGGGCAAGCTGGCGATCGGCGTCGACTCGAACCAGAACTACCTGTACCCGGGCACCATGCTGAGCTCGATGGTCAAGCGCGTCGACAACGCCGCCTACGAGGCCTTCATGAAGGCGAAGAATGGCCAGTTCACCTCTGGCATCACTTACGAAGGCTTGAAGGAAGGCGGCGTCGACTGGGCGCTCGACAAGTACAACCGGGCCGTCATCACGCCGGAAATCGAGAAGCGTGTGCTCGCCGCCAAGGACGACATCATCAGCGGAAAGATCAAGGTCGTCGACTATCGCGCGGCCGGTTCCTGCCCGCAATAG
- a CDS encoding alpha/beta hydrolase codes for MAGFASMLWLGLTAAVAANQRRLVFNPTVEREVQSPRSSGHRTRPVVLRAADGTRLCGWLMTPKIPGPHPAVVYFGGRSEEVSWVVRDAGKLFPDMAVLAVNYRGYGESHGDPAEIHMVEDGCMLFDWMASRAHVDARRIAVVGRSLGSGVAVQVAKERPVHSVVLVTPYDSILAIAKRKFRVMPIEYMLRHRFESIKYAPALKAPTYVLRAASDDVVPHSHTDQLVAKLAQLCGDDIVPESDHMNIPYLEGTQNRIAAFLRSQFGKPLAEAAAAGSPGADALPASAASSAPIPAPLIASVAIDGAPAPLLPVPADPIVVPAIGVGPALAVLAAPLSSELPLVHK; via the coding sequence ATGGCTGGCTTTGCCAGCATGCTGTGGCTGGGCCTGACGGCCGCGGTCGCGGCGAACCAGCGCCGCCTGGTGTTCAATCCGACCGTCGAGCGCGAAGTGCAAAGCCCGCGCAGCAGCGGCCACCGCACCCGCCCCGTGGTGCTGCGCGCCGCCGACGGCACCCGCCTCTGCGGCTGGCTGATGACGCCGAAGATTCCGGGTCCGCATCCGGCCGTCGTGTATTTCGGCGGCCGTTCCGAAGAAGTCTCCTGGGTGGTGCGCGATGCCGGCAAGCTGTTTCCCGACATGGCCGTGCTGGCAGTGAACTACCGCGGCTACGGTGAATCCCATGGCGATCCGGCCGAGATCCACATGGTCGAAGACGGCTGCATGCTGTTCGACTGGATGGCGTCGCGCGCCCACGTGGATGCGCGCCGCATCGCGGTGGTCGGCCGCAGCCTGGGCTCCGGCGTCGCCGTGCAGGTGGCGAAGGAGCGCCCGGTGCACTCGGTGGTCCTGGTCACGCCCTACGACTCGATCCTGGCGATCGCCAAGCGCAAGTTCCGCGTGATGCCGATCGAGTACATGCTGCGCCACCGCTTCGAGTCGATCAAATATGCCCCGGCCCTGAAGGCGCCGACCTATGTGCTGCGCGCCGCCAGCGACGACGTGGTCCCGCATTCGCACACCGACCAGCTGGTGGCCAAGCTGGCCCAGTTGTGCGGCGACGACATCGTGCCCGAGTCGGACCACATGAACATCCCCTATCTGGAAGGCACCCAGAACCGCATCGCGGCCTTCCTGCGCTCCCAGTTCGGCAAGCCGCTGGCCGAAGCCGCGGCGGCGGGCAGCCCCGGGGCCGATGCGCTGCCGGCCAGCGCCGCATCGTCGGCCCCGATTCCTGCGCCGCTCATCGCCTCGGTCGCCATCGACGGCGCGCCGGCGCCCCTCCTTCCCGTCCCCGCCGATCCGATCGTCGTGCCCGCCATCGGCGTCGGCCCGGCACTGGCCGTGCTGGCGGCGCCGCTTTCGAGCGAGCTTCCGCTGGTCCATAAATAA
- a CDS encoding PAAR domain-containing protein: protein MRRHHITLGARTTADGVVTSASSAMSIDGARIALEGDEVSCHGCGATGAIVCTGPRTPERHDGRLVALENDLCACNCATPPRLLPIQRVRYQTVAQDAA from the coding sequence ATGAGACGGCATCACATCACCCTGGGCGCCCGCACGACGGCAGACGGCGTCGTCACCTCGGCCTCGAGCGCCATGTCGATCGACGGCGCCCGCATCGCGCTCGAAGGCGATGAAGTCAGCTGCCATGGCTGCGGCGCCACCGGCGCCATCGTCTGCACCGGACCGCGCACGCCGGAGCGCCATGACGGCCGGCTGGTCGCGCTGGAAAACGACCTGTGCGCCTGCAATTGCGCGACGCCGCCAAGACTGCTGCCCATCCAGCGCGTCCGCTATCAGACGGTCGCCCAGGACGCTGCCTAG
- a CDS encoding YciI-like protein produces the protein MHYLLMYELAPDYLARRGEFRTPHLKLAWEAEQRGELVLAGALADPADTAVLLFTGDSPEAAERFAKADPYVTEGLVTSWRVRPWTTVIGRDAATPLRSA, from the coding sequence GTGCACTACCTGCTGATGTATGAACTGGCGCCCGACTACCTGGCGCGCCGCGGCGAATTCCGGACTCCGCACCTGAAGCTGGCCTGGGAAGCCGAGCAGCGCGGCGAGCTCGTGCTCGCCGGCGCCCTGGCCGATCCGGCCGACACCGCCGTCCTGCTGTTCACCGGCGACTCCCCGGAAGCCGCCGAGCGCTTCGCCAAAGCCGATCCTTACGTTACCGAGGGCCTGGTGACGAGCTGGCGCGTGCGTCCGTGGACCACCGTCATCGGCAGGGACGCAGCGACGCCGTTACGGAGCGCCTGA
- a CDS encoding alkaline phosphatase PhoX, with protein MKPLLRCIPLLAAIGLASCGGDVGIGVGVVWHDHPWPNHPDWPSWPDHPQGATGLYPIAGDVCGVCSGSKDGTGPAARFKAPEGIVADSAGNLYVAEPASATIRKLTPQGVVTTLAGASNAVGYADGNGGAARFNQPTRIETDTAGNLYVTDTGNSVVRKLTASGTVLTLAGNGTCGSSDGNSTSAQFCNPKGIALDRWGNLWIADTGNHTVRRIDPSGKVSTVAGAPGVCGSANGRGDVARFCNPQDVGVDEWGNVYVVDTGNSTIRMISAKGEVSTLAGQAGQCGSVDGSTSVSRLCAPSGIAVEGNDLYIADTGNATVRRINLDNVTSTVAGVPGQQGIVLGALPGGLDRPIGIARAPDGSFALTTHNIVVKLLAAK; from the coding sequence ATGAAACCGCTATTGCGCTGCATTCCATTGCTGGCAGCGATCGGCCTCGCCAGCTGCGGCGGCGACGTCGGCATCGGCGTCGGCGTCGTCTGGCACGATCACCCCTGGCCCAACCACCCCGACTGGCCAAGCTGGCCCGATCACCCGCAGGGCGCCACCGGCCTGTATCCCATCGCGGGCGACGTCTGCGGCGTCTGTTCGGGGTCGAAGGACGGCACCGGGCCGGCGGCGCGCTTCAAGGCCCCGGAAGGCATCGTCGCCGACAGCGCCGGCAACCTGTACGTGGCGGAACCGGCCAGCGCGACGATCCGCAAGCTCACGCCGCAGGGCGTCGTCACCACCCTGGCGGGCGCCAGCAACGCGGTCGGCTATGCGGACGGCAACGGCGGCGCGGCGCGCTTCAACCAGCCGACGCGCATCGAAACCGATACCGCGGGCAACCTCTACGTGACCGACACCGGCAACTCGGTGGTGCGCAAGCTTACGGCCTCGGGCACGGTCCTCACGCTGGCCGGCAACGGCACCTGCGGCAGCAGCGACGGCAACTCCACCTCCGCCCAGTTCTGCAATCCGAAAGGCATCGCCCTGGACCGCTGGGGCAACCTGTGGATCGCGGACACCGGCAACCACACGGTGCGCCGCATCGATCCCAGCGGCAAGGTCAGCACCGTGGCCGGAGCGCCCGGCGTGTGCGGCAGCGCGAACGGGCGCGGCGACGTGGCGCGCTTCTGCAATCCGCAGGACGTGGGCGTCGACGAATGGGGGAATGTGTACGTGGTCGACACCGGCAACTCGACCATCCGCATGATCAGCGCCAAGGGCGAGGTCTCGACCCTGGCGGGCCAGGCCGGCCAGTGCGGTTCGGTGGACGGCAGCACCAGCGTGTCGCGGCTGTGCGCCCCGAGCGGCATCGCCGTCGAGGGCAACGACCTGTATATCGCGGACACCGGCAACGCCACCGTCCGCAGGATCAACCTCGACAACGTGACCAGCACGGTGGCGGGCGTGCCGGGCCAGCAGGGCATCGTGCTGGGCGCCCTGCCCGGCGGCCTCGACCGCCCGATCGGCATCGCGCGCGCGCCGGACGGCTCGTTCGCGCTCACGACCCACAACATCGTCGTGAAGCTGCTGGCGGCCAAGTAA
- a CDS encoding DUF969 domain-containing protein, with the protein MHTAVNLWPLLGIVVVVVGFLLRANPVLVVIAACGVTGVAGGLSPVHLLESLGTAFVKTRNLPLILLLPLAAIGLLERAGLKEHAQASIAKIRSATTGRLLTVYLLVRELAAAFGLTSLGGHPNMVRPLVAPMAEAAAEARGVKLDEAMRQRIRAMSAATDNVGLFFGEDVFVAFGAIVLMQTILRAEGLEVDPLRMALWGIPTAVTAFVIHAWNLRRLDAWILRGAAGGGRP; encoded by the coding sequence ATGCACACTGCCGTCAACCTGTGGCCGCTGCTCGGCATCGTCGTCGTCGTCGTTGGATTTCTGCTGCGGGCGAACCCGGTGCTGGTGGTGATCGCCGCCTGCGGCGTGACCGGGGTGGCCGGCGGCCTGTCCCCCGTGCACCTGCTGGAATCGCTCGGCACGGCCTTCGTCAAGACGCGCAACCTGCCTTTGATTTTGCTGCTGCCGCTGGCCGCGATCGGCCTGCTGGAGCGCGCCGGCCTGAAGGAACATGCCCAGGCCAGCATCGCGAAGATCCGCTCCGCCACCACCGGCCGCCTGCTGACGGTCTACCTGCTGGTGCGCGAACTGGCCGCCGCCTTCGGCCTGACCAGCCTCGGCGGCCATCCGAACATGGTGCGGCCGCTGGTGGCGCCGATGGCGGAGGCCGCCGCCGAGGCGCGCGGCGTAAAGCTCGACGAAGCGATGCGCCAGCGCATCCGCGCGATGAGCGCCGCCACCGACAACGTCGGTTTGTTCTTCGGGGAGGACGTGTTCGTGGCGTTCGGCGCCATCGTGCTGATGCAGACCATCCTGCGCGCCGAAGGGCTGGAAGTCGATCCGCTGCGCATGGCGCTGTGGGGCATCCCGACCGCGGTCACGGCCTTCGTCATCCACGCCTGGAACCTGCGCCGGCTCGACGCCTGGATCCTGCGCGGCGCCGCGGGCGGAGGGCGGCCATGA
- a CDS encoding DUF979 domain-containing protein: MILALDDFYVLVGLLFAATAIMNLRDRSNPRSHATALFWGLYALLYLFGGRMPAAATGLLMVAMALVAGSGLVKGGKAQLPAEEVRRASAARLGHRLLIPALAIPVVTMIGSTLLKDVRIDATPLLDPKNLTLVSMGCGSIVALVLAGWLTRSTPLQGVREARRLIDAMSWAVVLPHMLAVLGLLFSEAGVGKAVAHITTSYIDMDSRLVACAAFCIGMALFTVVMGNGFAAFPVIAGGIGIPVLVGVYHANPAVMAAIGMFSAYCGTLMTPMAANFNIVPAALLELHDKNAVIKAQLPTALPLLLANIVLLYFLMYR, encoded by the coding sequence ATGATCCTCGCGCTCGACGATTTCTATGTGCTGGTCGGCCTGCTGTTCGCGGCCACCGCCATCATGAACCTGCGCGACCGCAGCAACCCGCGCAGCCATGCCACGGCGCTGTTCTGGGGCCTGTACGCGCTGCTCTACCTGTTCGGTGGGCGCATGCCGGCGGCGGCCACCGGCCTGCTGATGGTCGCGATGGCGCTGGTGGCCGGCAGCGGCCTGGTCAAGGGCGGCAAGGCCCAGCTGCCGGCGGAAGAGGTACGCCGCGCCAGCGCTGCGCGCCTCGGTCACAGGCTGCTGATTCCGGCGCTGGCGATCCCGGTGGTGACGATGATCGGTTCCACCTTGCTGAAAGACGTAAGGATCGACGCCACGCCGCTGCTCGATCCGAAGAACCTGACCCTGGTGAGCATGGGCTGCGGCTCCATCGTGGCGCTGGTGCTGGCCGGCTGGCTCACGCGTTCGACCCCGCTGCAGGGCGTGCGCGAGGCGCGCCGCCTGATCGACGCCATGAGCTGGGCGGTGGTGCTGCCGCACATGCTGGCGGTGCTCGGCCTGCTGTTTTCCGAGGCCGGCGTCGGCAAGGCGGTGGCCCACATCACCACCTCCTACATCGACATGGATTCGCGCCTGGTCGCCTGCGCCGCCTTCTGCATCGGCATGGCGCTGTTCACGGTCGTGATGGGCAACGGCTTCGCCGCCTTTCCCGTGATCGCGGGCGGGATCGGGATTCCGGTACTGGTCGGGGTGTATCATGCGAATCCGGCCGTGATGGCGGCGATCGGCATGTTCAGCGCCTATTGCGGCACCCTGATGACGCCGATGGCCGCCAACTTCAACATCGTGCCGGCGGCCTTGCTCGAGCTGCACGACAAGAACGCCGTGATCAAGGCCCAGCTGCCGACCGCGCTGCCGCTGCTGCTGGCGAATATCGTCCTGTTGTACTTCCTGATGTATCGATGA
- the pcp gene encoding pyroglutamyl-peptidase I: protein MKTVLLTGFEPFDGAAINPAWEAVRLLDGWSGDGFRVVARQLPCVFGRAAEALCGFVDELEPDIAIAVGQAGGRPEISVERVAINVDDARIPCNAGLQPVDVPIVADGPAAYFTNLPIKAMVAAIRERGLKAGVSQTAGTFVCNHVFYALMHHVRGQDRGQPIRAGFIHVPFLPEQAARHAEPTPSMALDDIVAGLRVAVEVALAVEVDLAQAGGATH, encoded by the coding sequence ATGAAAACCGTTCTGCTTACCGGATTCGAACCCTTCGACGGCGCCGCCATCAACCCGGCCTGGGAAGCCGTGCGCCTGCTGGACGGCTGGTCCGGCGATGGCTTCAGGGTGGTGGCGCGCCAGCTGCCCTGCGTGTTCGGCCGCGCCGCCGAGGCCCTGTGCGGCTTCGTCGACGAGCTCGAGCCCGACATCGCGATCGCCGTCGGCCAGGCCGGCGGCCGGCCCGAGATCTCGGTCGAACGGGTCGCCATCAACGTCGACGACGCCCGCATTCCCTGCAACGCCGGGCTGCAGCCGGTCGACGTGCCCATCGTGGCGGACGGGCCCGCAGCGTATTTCACGAACCTGCCGATCAAGGCCATGGTGGCGGCGATCCGCGAGCGCGGACTGAAGGCGGGCGTATCGCAGACCGCCGGCACCTTCGTGTGCAATCACGTGTTCTATGCGCTGATGCACCATGTGCGCGGGCAGGATCGCGGCCAGCCGATCAGGGCCGGCTTCATCCACGTGCCTTTCCTGCCGGAGCAGGCCGCGCGTCATGCGGAACCGACGCCGTCGATGGCGCTGGACGATATCGTGGCGGGGCTGCGCGTGGCGGTCGAGGTGGCGCTGGCGGTGGAGGTGGACCTGGCGCAGGCAGGCGGCGCCACCCATTGA
- a CDS encoding thioredoxin family protein encodes MFDSTRILRHPLRWLSAAVLAAAAASAALPAASTTTPAAGAAGAGYRSGLPALGALPPLEGAVTWLNSPALGGRQLQGKVVLVDFWTYSCINCIRTLPYLRAWAQKYRDRGLVVIGVHTPEFDFEKELANVNQAVARFMIDYPVAVDSDRRIWNAFHNDAWPVFYIADARGRLRARLVGEGHYEETERIIQSLLAEAGKGGATGALVAPPSAGEQSAPDLAHLGSGETYVGYAQASKVAGGKRLERDAPHDYARTDVGLNEWSLTGNWTVGAERARLNGAGGGIVYRFHARDLHLVLGPGPGGKPVRFQVSIDGHAPGPDRGADIDAGGSGAVTGTRLYQLVRQTGAVKERLFEIRFLDAGASAFAFTFG; translated from the coding sequence ATGTTCGATTCCACGCGCATCCTTCGCCATCCGCTACGCTGGCTGAGCGCCGCCGTGCTTGCGGCGGCTGCGGCCAGCGCCGCCCTGCCTGCCGCCTCGACCACGACACCGGCCGCCGGCGCGGCCGGCGCCGGCTACCGCAGCGGCCTGCCCGCGCTCGGCGCGCTGCCGCCGCTGGAAGGGGCCGTGACCTGGCTGAACTCCCCTGCGCTCGGCGGCAGGCAGCTGCAGGGCAAGGTGGTGCTGGTCGATTTCTGGACCTATTCCTGCATCAACTGCATCCGCACCCTGCCCTACCTGCGCGCCTGGGCGCAGAAATACCGCGACCGTGGCCTGGTCGTGATCGGCGTCCACACGCCGGAGTTCGACTTCGAGAAGGAGCTCGCGAACGTCAACCAGGCGGTCGCACGTTTCATGATCGACTACCCGGTGGCGGTGGACAGCGACAGGCGCATCTGGAACGCCTTCCACAACGACGCCTGGCCCGTGTTCTACATCGCCGACGCGCGCGGGCGGCTGCGCGCGCGCCTCGTCGGCGAAGGACACTACGAGGAGACCGAACGCATCATCCAGTCCTTGCTGGCGGAAGCCGGCAAGGGCGGCGCAACGGGCGCGCTCGTCGCGCCGCCGTCTGCCGGCGAACAGTCCGCCCCCGACCTCGCGCACCTGGGTTCCGGCGAAACATATGTCGGCTATGCGCAGGCATCGAAGGTCGCCGGCGGCAAGCGCCTCGAACGCGATGCGCCGCATGACTATGCGAGGACCGACGTCGGCCTGAACGAATGGAGCCTCACCGGCAACTGGACCGTCGGCGCCGAGCGCGCGCGCCTGAACGGCGCGGGTGGCGGCATCGTCTACCGCTTCCATGCGCGCGACCTGCACCTGGTGCTGGGACCGGGGCCGGGCGGCAAGCCGGTGCGCTTCCAGGTCAGCATCGACGGCCACGCGCCCGGACCTGACCGCGGCGCCGACATCGACGCCGGCGGCAGCGGCGCCGTCACCGGGACCCGGCTCTACCAGCTCGTCAGGCAAACCGGCGCCGTGAAGGAGCGCCTGTTCGAGATCCGCTTCCTCGACGCCGGGGCGAGCGCGTTCGCGTTCACGTTTGGCTGA
- a CDS encoding alpha/beta fold hydrolase, producing MKTHDKQSSIGLLAAAATLAAASFALPGLAQAETHTRSFATIRQVEAGVLNVGYVDEGPANGPVVILLHGWPYDIHSYIDVVPLLTRAGYRVIVPHLRGYGTTRFLDAHAVRNGEPAALAADTVELMDALKIDKAILAGYDWGARTADIVAALWPQRVKGLVSVSGYLIGSQEAGKQPLPPAAEQQWWYQFYFATERGRAGYDKNRHDFAKLIWQTASPQWRFDDATFERSAAALDNPDHAAITIHNYRWRLGLADGEARYAGLEASLARSPAISVPTITLEGDANGAPHPEPAAYAKRFTGKYRHELIRGGIGHNLPQEAPRAFADAVIDVDHL from the coding sequence ATGAAGACGCACGACAAGCAGTCCAGTATCGGCCTCCTGGCAGCGGCCGCAACGCTGGCCGCTGCCTCCTTCGCCCTGCCGGGCCTGGCGCAGGCGGAAACGCACACGCGCTCCTTCGCCACCATCAGGCAAGTCGAGGCGGGCGTCCTGAATGTCGGCTATGTGGACGAAGGGCCGGCCAATGGTCCCGTCGTCATCCTCCTGCACGGCTGGCCCTACGACATCCATAGCTACATCGACGTGGTTCCCCTACTCACCAGGGCCGGCTACCGCGTGATCGTGCCGCACCTGCGCGGTTATGGCACGACCCGCTTCCTCGATGCGCATGCGGTGCGCAACGGCGAACCCGCGGCGCTCGCGGCCGACACAGTCGAGCTGATGGATGCGCTGAAGATCGACAAGGCCATCCTGGCCGGCTACGACTGGGGCGCACGGACGGCGGACATCGTCGCGGCCCTGTGGCCGCAGCGCGTCAAGGGACTGGTCTCGGTGAGCGGTTACCTGATCGGCAGCCAGGAGGCGGGCAAGCAGCCGCTGCCCCCGGCCGCGGAACAGCAATGGTGGTACCAGTTCTACTTCGCCACCGAGCGCGGCCGCGCCGGCTACGACAAGAACCGCCACGATTTCGCAAAGCTGATCTGGCAGACCGCTTCGCCGCAATGGCGCTTCGACGACGCCACCTTCGAGCGCAGCGCCGCGGCGCTGGATAATCCGGACCACGCCGCCATCACGATCCATAACTACCGCTGGCGGCTCGGCCTGGCCGACGGCGAAGCCAGGTATGCGGGGCTGGAAGCCAGCCTTGCCAGGTCCCCCGCCATCAGCGTGCCGACGATTACCCTCGAGGGCGATGCGAACGGCGCCCCGCATCCGGAGCCGGCGGCGTACGCGAAGCGCTTCACCGGCAAGTACAGGCATGAACTCATCCGCGGCGGCATCGGCCACAACCTGCCGCAGGAAGCGCCGCGCGCCTTTGCGGACGCCGTGATCGACGTCGATCATCTTTGA
- a CDS encoding MarR family winged helix-turn-helix transcriptional regulator, with product MSKNDQDRQNIAKLGDFMCFAVYSTNLAYSRVYKPVLEQLGLTYPQYVTIISLWEEDRQTVKGLSEKLFLEPSTLTPMLKRLEAMGYVRRERDPEDERSVRVSLTEAGRQLREKAFDYREITAKASGLTPEEFRTLQKAIVNLRTNLVDAAGPSS from the coding sequence ATGAGCAAAAATGACCAGGATCGCCAAAACATCGCGAAGCTCGGCGACTTCATGTGCTTTGCCGTCTACTCGACCAACCTCGCGTATTCGCGCGTCTACAAGCCGGTCCTCGAACAGCTTGGACTCACCTACCCGCAATACGTCACCATTATTTCGCTCTGGGAAGAGGACCGGCAGACGGTCAAGGGTCTCAGCGAGAAGCTGTTCCTGGAGCCGAGCACGCTCACGCCGATGCTCAAGCGCCTGGAAGCGATGGGATATGTGCGCCGCGAGCGCGACCCCGAGGACGAGCGGAGCGTGCGGGTGTCGCTGACGGAGGCCGGACGCCAGCTGCGGGAAAAGGCTTTCGATTACCGCGAGATCACGGCGAAAGCCTCGGGGCTGACGCCGGAAGAGTTCCGCACCCTGCAAAAGGCCATCGTGAATCTACGGACCAACCTCGTCGATGCGGCCGGTCCGTCGTCCTGA